One genomic segment of Paraburkholderia aromaticivorans includes these proteins:
- the glgB gene encoding 1,4-alpha-glucan branching protein GlgB: MSEHDPAAGLQPLDIDALVEARHPDPFSQLGLHHTDAGPVVRALLPNATHVSVISRADGALLGELEQLRPGLFAGRVTSAAPYRLRIDWHGVVQEIEDTYAFGPVLGDEPLGRLAGGDPYAVLECLGARPMEVDGVPGVRFAVWAPNARRVSVVGDFNAWDGRRHPMRLRHQAGVWELFVPRVGPGTRYKYELLSRDGHPLPLKADPCAMQTEKPPGTASIVAHVDEVEQFPWSDHEWIQSRAGKQTPRSPISIYEVHAESWLRVAEEGQRALDWDELAERMIPYVKSMGFTHVEFMPIAEHPFGGSWGYQPLGQFAPSARFGKPEQFARFVDKAHEAGLGVILDWVPAHFPNDAHGLIDFDGTPLYEHADPREGYHQDWNTMIYNLGRHEVSAFLIASGLAWLKRYHVDGLRVDAVASMLYRDYSRAADQWVPNIYGGRENLESIAFLKRLNHEVGYVPGVPGAITIAEESTAWPGVTARVEDGGLGFQFKWNMGWMHDTLHYMEEDPVYRQYHHHNMTFGMVYAYSERFVLPLSHDEVVHGKGSLLGKMPGDRWQKFANLRAYFGFMWTHPGKKLLFMGGEFGQLAEFDHDASPHWHLLDDANHHGVQKLVRDLNRLYSDEPALYLLDCEPGGFEWLIGDDSGNSVFAYRRTDGAGREVVVVCNMTPVPRVGYRIGMPRAGRWAEVLNTDAGVYGGSNMGNAGLIHTDSQSSHGWPHSAALTLPPLATIVLRAD; the protein is encoded by the coding sequence ATGAGTGAGCATGATCCGGCCGCGGGCCTCCAACCGCTCGATATCGACGCCCTCGTCGAAGCGCGCCACCCCGATCCTTTTTCGCAGCTCGGGCTGCATCACACGGACGCGGGTCCGGTGGTGCGCGCGCTGTTGCCGAACGCCACGCACGTCAGCGTGATTTCGCGCGCCGACGGTGCGCTGCTCGGCGAGCTCGAGCAGTTGCGACCGGGGCTGTTTGCCGGCCGTGTGACGTCCGCCGCGCCCTACCGTTTGCGCATCGACTGGCACGGCGTGGTGCAGGAAATCGAAGACACGTATGCGTTCGGTCCCGTTCTCGGCGACGAACCGCTCGGGCGCCTCGCCGGCGGCGATCCTTACGCGGTGCTCGAATGCCTCGGCGCCCGTCCGATGGAAGTGGACGGCGTGCCGGGCGTGCGCTTCGCCGTGTGGGCGCCGAACGCGCGGCGCGTCTCGGTGGTGGGCGACTTCAATGCGTGGGACGGCCGCCGTCATCCGATGCGGCTGCGGCATCAGGCCGGCGTATGGGAATTGTTCGTGCCGCGTGTCGGGCCGGGCACGCGCTACAAATACGAACTGCTGTCGCGCGACGGCCATCCGCTGCCTTTGAAAGCCGATCCCTGCGCGATGCAAACGGAGAAGCCACCGGGCACGGCGTCCATCGTGGCGCACGTCGACGAGGTCGAACAGTTTCCGTGGAGCGACCACGAATGGATTCAGTCGCGCGCCGGCAAACAGACCCCGCGCTCGCCGATTTCGATCTACGAAGTACACGCCGAATCCTGGTTGCGCGTCGCGGAAGAAGGCCAGCGCGCGCTCGATTGGGATGAACTCGCGGAGCGGATGATTCCGTACGTGAAAAGCATGGGCTTCACGCATGTGGAGTTCATGCCGATTGCCGAGCATCCGTTCGGCGGCTCGTGGGGCTATCAGCCGCTCGGGCAATTCGCGCCTTCCGCGCGCTTCGGCAAACCCGAGCAGTTCGCGAGATTCGTCGACAAGGCGCATGAGGCCGGACTCGGCGTGATTCTCGACTGGGTGCCCGCGCACTTTCCGAACGACGCGCACGGTCTGATCGATTTCGACGGCACGCCGCTCTACGAGCACGCCGACCCGCGCGAGGGGTATCACCAGGACTGGAACACGATGATCTACAACCTCGGCCGCCACGAGGTGAGCGCGTTCCTGATCGCCTCGGGGCTAGCGTGGCTGAAGCGCTATCACGTCGACGGTTTGCGCGTGGACGCGGTCGCGTCGATGCTATACCGCGACTATTCGCGCGCCGCCGACCAGTGGGTGCCGAACATTTACGGCGGTCGCGAGAACCTCGAATCGATCGCGTTCCTGAAGCGGCTGAATCACGAAGTCGGCTACGTGCCGGGCGTGCCGGGCGCGATCACGATCGCCGAGGAATCGACGGCGTGGCCGGGCGTGACGGCGCGTGTCGAAGACGGCGGCCTCGGCTTCCAGTTCAAGTGGAATATGGGCTGGATGCACGACACGCTGCACTACATGGAAGAAGACCCGGTCTACCGTCAATACCATCACCACAACATGACCTTCGGGATGGTGTACGCGTATTCGGAGCGCTTCGTGCTGCCGCTGTCGCACGACGAAGTGGTGCATGGCAAGGGTTCGCTGCTCGGCAAGATGCCCGGCGACAGGTGGCAAAAGTTCGCCAACCTGCGCGCGTACTTCGGTTTCATGTGGACGCATCCGGGCAAGAAGCTGCTGTTCATGGGCGGCGAATTCGGCCAGTTGGCGGAATTCGATCACGATGCGTCGCCGCATTGGCATCTGCTCGACGATGCGAACCACCATGGCGTGCAGAAGCTGGTGCGCGACCTGAACCGCCTGTATAGCGACGAGCCCGCCCTGTATCTGCTCGATTGCGAGCCGGGCGGCTTCGAATGGCTGATCGGCGACGACAGCGGCAACAGCGTCTTCGCGTATCGCCGCACCGATGGCGCCGGCCGCGAAGTCGTCGTAGTGTGCAATATGACGCCGGTGCCGCGGGTCGGTTACCGGATCGGCATGCCGCGCGCCGGACGCTGGGCGGAAGTGCTCAATACGGACGCCGGTGTGTACGGCGGCTCGAACATGGGCAACGCCGGGCTGATCCATACCGACTCGCAATCGAGCCACGGCTGGCCGCATTCCGCCGCACTGACGCTGCCGCCGCTCGCCACGATCGTATTGCGCGCGGATTGA
- the treS gene encoding maltose alpha-D-glucosyltransferase gives MKRDDPAQTSSQAHTSAATGGAAKARAHRRGKPAALSDDPLWYKDAIIYQVHIKSFFDANNDGVGDFPGLIAKLDYIAELGVNAIWLLPFYPSPRRDDGYDIADYRNVHPDYGQIADVKRFIQEAHARGIRVITELVINHTSDQHPWFQRARRAKPGSNHRNYYVWSNTDQKYQETRIIFIDSEPSNWTHDPVAGAYYWHRFYSHQPDLNFDNPAVLKEVLQVMRFWLDMGIDGLRLDAVPYLVEREGTNNENLPETHAVLKKIRATIDAEYPNRMLLAEANQWPEDVKEYFGDEDECHMAFHFPLMPRIYMSIASEDRFPITDIMRQTPDLAETNQWAIFLRNHDELTLEMVTDSERDYLWNTYASDRRARLNLGIRRRLAPLMERDRRRIELINSLLLSMPGTPVIYYGDELGMGDNIHLGDRDGVRTPMQWSSDRNGGFSRADPEQLVLPPVMGSLYGFDAVNVEAQSRDPHSLLNWTRRMLATRRAKQTFGRGTIRFLKPENRKILAYLREMPGEPPILCVANLSRAPQAVELDLSEFDGSVPIEMTADSVFPPIGQLTYLLTFPPYGFLWFMLCPGGQRPTWAQAPSEPLPEFVTIVIREGQVGPTPENVRLLESEVLPSWLSRRRWFASKDQKLNTVRLAALTTIPNGGFAFTEIEADVGKHTERYVVPIAITWGGETTFPLFKQLALARVRRGRNVGHLTDAFALPIFAHGVMRKLRERAVVPTVQKSEIRFLPTERFAELEGLGERPEIRWLAAEQSNSSLIIADAAVLKLVRRLVSGVHPEAEISRYLTQLGYANTAPLYGEVVRVDPEGVPHTLCILQGFIDNQGDAWNWSLDYLRRSVDELAIAVDTEAQSAPDRANESILMEGYSALAGIIGRRLGELHVALASPTDDPAFAPEPASAEQVKAWIGGTQAMLASALDLLAPRIAQMTDPETRALAQSLIDRRAALVAAIDKLVSADAGALRIRIHGDFHLGQVLVAQGDAYLIDFEGEPARTLEERRQKSSPLRDVAGLMRSLSYASAAAQSTTEAAPQQTADRKRALFDRFRAHAADTFLSEYRAAAAEAPTPLVAPEAEQALLDLFLIEKAAYEIRYEAANRPTWLSLPIRGLAALTSRLLGDTGTPGHDSSTQASGAATPPNPAEGDYE, from the coding sequence ATGAAGCGTGACGATCCAGCCCAAACCTCGTCGCAGGCTCACACGAGCGCCGCCACCGGCGGCGCCGCGAAAGCGCGCGCGCATCGGCGAGGCAAGCCCGCGGCCTTGAGCGACGATCCGCTCTGGTACAAAGACGCGATCATTTATCAGGTGCACATCAAGTCGTTCTTCGACGCGAATAACGACGGCGTCGGCGACTTCCCCGGCCTGATCGCGAAGCTCGACTACATCGCCGAGCTCGGCGTGAACGCGATCTGGCTGTTGCCGTTCTATCCGTCGCCACGGCGCGACGATGGTTACGACATCGCCGATTACCGCAACGTGCACCCCGACTACGGTCAGATTGCCGACGTGAAGCGCTTCATTCAGGAAGCGCACGCACGCGGCATTCGCGTGATTACCGAACTGGTGATCAACCACACGTCGGACCAGCACCCGTGGTTTCAGCGCGCACGCCGCGCGAAACCGGGTTCGAACCATCGCAACTATTATGTGTGGTCCAACACGGATCAGAAGTATCAGGAAACGCGGATCATTTTCATCGACTCGGAGCCGTCCAACTGGACGCATGATCCCGTGGCGGGCGCGTATTACTGGCACCGCTTCTACTCGCACCAGCCCGATCTGAATTTCGACAATCCGGCCGTGCTCAAGGAGGTGCTGCAGGTCATGCGCTTCTGGCTCGATATGGGCATCGACGGGCTGCGGCTCGACGCGGTGCCGTATCTGGTGGAACGTGAAGGCACGAACAACGAGAACCTGCCGGAAACGCACGCGGTGCTCAAGAAGATCCGCGCCACCATCGACGCCGAATATCCGAACCGGATGCTGCTCGCCGAGGCCAACCAGTGGCCGGAAGACGTGAAGGAATATTTCGGCGACGAAGACGAATGCCACATGGCCTTCCACTTCCCGCTGATGCCGCGCATCTACATGTCGATTGCGAGCGAAGACCGCTTCCCGATCACCGACATCATGCGGCAAACGCCGGACCTCGCCGAAACGAACCAGTGGGCGATTTTCCTGCGCAATCACGACGAACTGACGCTGGAAATGGTCACGGATTCGGAGCGCGACTACCTGTGGAACACCTACGCGAGCGATCGCCGCGCGCGCCTGAACCTCGGCATTCGCCGCCGCCTCGCGCCGCTGATGGAGCGCGACCGCCGCCGCATCGAGCTGATCAATTCGCTGCTGCTCTCCATGCCCGGCACGCCCGTGATCTATTACGGCGACGAACTCGGCATGGGCGACAACATTCACCTCGGCGACCGCGACGGCGTGCGCACGCCGATGCAGTGGTCGTCGGATCGCAACGGCGGTTTTTCACGCGCCGACCCCGAGCAACTGGTGCTGCCGCCGGTCATGGGCTCGCTGTATGGCTTCGACGCGGTCAATGTGGAAGCGCAAAGCCGCGACCCGCATTCGCTGCTGAACTGGACGCGGCGCATGCTTGCCACGCGTCGCGCGAAGCAGACTTTCGGACGCGGCACGATCCGTTTCCTGAAGCCGGAAAACCGCAAGATTCTCGCGTATCTGCGCGAGATGCCGGGCGAGCCGCCGATTCTCTGCGTGGCGAACCTCTCGCGTGCGCCGCAAGCGGTGGAACTCGATCTGTCCGAATTCGACGGTTCCGTGCCGATCGAAATGACGGCGGACTCCGTGTTTCCGCCGATCGGCCAACTGACCTATCTGCTGACGTTCCCGCCGTATGGCTTCCTGTGGTTCATGCTGTGTCCCGGTGGTCAGCGTCCTACCTGGGCGCAAGCGCCTTCGGAACCGCTGCCGGAGTTCGTCACGATCGTGATTCGCGAAGGCCAGGTCGGTCCGACGCCGGAGAACGTGCGCTTGCTCGAATCGGAAGTGCTGCCTTCATGGCTGAGCCGGCGCCGCTGGTTTGCATCGAAGGATCAGAAGCTCAATACGGTGCGGCTCGCGGCGTTGACCACGATTCCGAACGGCGGTTTTGCGTTTACCGAAATCGAAGCGGACGTGGGCAAGCATACCGAGCGCTACGTGGTGCCGATCGCGATTACGTGGGGGGGCGAAACCACCTTCCCGCTATTCAAGCAACTGGCATTGGCACGCGTGCGACGCGGCCGCAACGTCGGTCATCTGACGGACGCGTTCGCTTTGCCGATCTTCGCTCATGGCGTCATGCGCAAGCTGCGCGAACGCGCCGTGGTGCCGACCGTGCAGAAGAGCGAAATCAGGTTCCTGCCGACCGAACGTTTCGCCGAACTCGAAGGACTCGGCGAGCGCCCGGAGATCCGCTGGCTCGCGGCGGAGCAGAGCAACAGTTCGCTGATCATCGCCGACGCCGCCGTGCTGAAGCTGGTGCGCCGCCTTGTGAGCGGCGTTCATCCCGAAGCCGAGATCAGCCGCTACCTGACGCAGTTGGGCTACGCGAACACCGCGCCGCTGTATGGCGAAGTGGTGCGCGTCGATCCGGAAGGCGTGCCGCATACGCTCTGTATCCTGCAAGGCTTCATCGACAATCAGGGCGACGCCTGGAACTGGTCGCTCGACTATCTGCGCCGCTCGGTGGACGAACTCGCCATCGCCGTCGATACCGAGGCGCAGTCGGCGCCGGACCGCGCCAACGAATCGATCCTGATGGAGGGTTACAGCGCGTTGGCCGGCATTATCGGCAGAAGGCTGGGCGAACTGCACGTGGCGCTCGCGTCGCCGACGGACGACCCGGCGTTCGCGCCGGAGCCCGCCAGCGCGGAGCAGGTGAAGGCATGGATCGGCGGCACGCAGGCGATGCTTGCCAGCGCGCTGGATCTGCTCGCACCGCGCATCGCGCAGATGACCGATCCGGAAACCAGGGCGCTGGCGCAAAGCCTGATCGACCGCCGTGCGGCGTTGGTCGCCGCCATCGACAAGCTGGTTTCCGCCGACGCGGGCGCGCTGCGCATTCGCATTCACGGCGACTTCCATCTCGGCCAGGTGCTGGTCGCGCAGGGCGACGCGTATCTGATCGATTTCGAAGGCGAGCCGGCACGCACGCTCGAAGAGCGTCGTCAGAAGTCGAGCCCGTTGCGTGACGTGGCCGGTCTGATGCGCTCGCTGTCGTATGCGAGCGCGGCGGCACAGTCCACCACGGAAGCCGCGCCGCAACAGACCGCCGACCGCAAGCGCGCGCTGTTCGACCGGTTCCGCGCGCATGCCGCCGACACGTTCCTCAGCGAGTACCGTGCGGCCGCCGCTGAAGCGCCGACGCCGCTCGTCGCGCCCGAAGCCGAGCAGGCTTTGCTCGATCTGTTCCTGATCGAAAAAGCCGCCTACGAAATCCGTTACGAAGCGGCCAACCGGCCGACGTGGCTCAGCTTGCCAATCCGCGGCCTCGCCGCGCTCACGAGCCGTTTGCTCGGAGACACCGGCACGCCAGGTCACGATTCCTCAACCCAGGCGTCAGGCGCCGCCACACCGCCTAATCCGGCCGAGGGCGACTATGAGTGA